In a genomic window of Thermoproteus tenax Kra 1:
- a CDS encoding YkgJ family cysteine cluster protein, translated as MSWRDPSYFEVKFKCIKCGICCLNTQMELLPEDIERIEGLGYKFNEFAVVDGDVVRLRNVDGHCFFYDPKRAVCKIYEHRPIGCRLYPLVYDGREVYVDKTCPTWNTVPRREIDRLAPYVAKFVRDAQNAKIVLKLRKGL; from the coding sequence GTGAGCTGGCGCGATCCCTCCTACTTCGAAGTAAAGTTCAAGTGTATAAAGTGCGGTATCTGTTGCCTTAATACCCAGATGGAGCTCCTGCCGGAGGATATAGAGAGGATAGAGGGATTGGGCTACAAGTTCAACGAATTCGCCGTTGTTGACGGCGATGTGGTCCGTCTGAGGAACGTGGACGGACACTGTTTCTTTTACGATCCAAAGAGGGCGGTCTGCAAGATCTATGAGCATAGACCTATAGGGTGTAGGCTCTACCCCCTAGTCTACGACGGGAGGGAGGTCTACGTTGACAAGACGTGCCCCACCTGGAACACAGTTCCCAGAAGGGAGATAGACCGCCTAGCGCCCTATGTGGCCAAGTTTGTGAGAGATGCGCAGAACGCCAAGATAGTTCTAAAACTGCGCAAAGGCCTTTAG
- a CDS encoding 3,4-dihydroxy-2-butanone-4-phosphate synthase: protein MHRLERALEYLRAGKPVLVYDGDDREAEADFVVPAKSVTPNLVRWLRINAGGLLCFATTEEIARALGLSFLSEYYSKLGLSTRPRYGDDPAFMGYVNHKKTFTGVRDSDKALTIKELAHIAELALKDPSLAREEFLSNFYAPGHVPILGARLGRRWGHTELSMILAKAAGLPPAVAIIEVLGPSTEAMTYQEVSELAETLGVPLLRGEDLKAFAQF, encoded by the coding sequence GCATCGGCTTGAGAGAGCCTTGGAGTATTTAAGGGCTGGCAAACCCGTCCTAGTATACGACGGAGACGACAGAGAGGCTGAGGCGGATTTCGTTGTTCCGGCCAAGTCAGTTACGCCGAACTTGGTGAGGTGGCTCAGAATAAATGCCGGCGGGCTCCTATGTTTCGCCACTACTGAGGAAATAGCGAGGGCTCTAGGTCTCTCGTTTTTGTCCGAATATTATTCCAAACTGGGCCTCTCAACTCGCCCCAGATATGGAGACGACCCGGCCTTTATGGGGTATGTGAACCACAAAAAGACGTTCACAGGCGTGAGGGACTCAGACAAGGCTCTGACTATAAAGGAGCTTGCCCATATAGCCGAGCTTGCGCTTAAAGATCCCTCGCTAGCTAGAGAGGAGTTCCTATCTAACTTCTACGCGCCCGGTCATGTGCCCATACTGGGGGCGCGCCTGGGGCGCAGATGGGGCCACACAGAGCTGTCTATGATCTTGGCCAAGGCAGCGGGGTTGCCGCCGGCGGTCGCGATAATAGAGGTATTGGGGCCGAGCACAGAGGCCATGACCTATCAAGAGGTGAGCGAGTTGGCCGAGACTCTCGGAGTCCCGCTCCTGCGTGGAGAGGACCTAAAGGCCTTTGCGCAGTTTTAG
- a CDS encoding 2-hydroxyacid dehydrogenase, which yields MPCIFVSRDTFPEVLYRKLSEVGEVRTYKYGKPAWLTVGIPKEVLKRAAAECDALVVFVGDRVDAEVLSAGSRLKIISTVSVGYDHIDVAEAKRRGIVVTNTPEVLVDATADLAVGLLLALARRIVEGDRLIREGKAYDIWGALIGSDIRGKRAGIVGLGNLGAAIARRLLAFGAEVVYWSRTRKPQVEFALGIKYLSLEELLATSDFVVVSIALTPETYHLINWERLNRMKKGAYLVNVSRGAVVDTEALVRALREGLLAGAALDVFETEPLPHTHELAKFPNVVLTPHIGSAAEETRRMMAEIAAENVVRFFRGQRPLYVVE from the coding sequence GTGCCGTGTATATTCGTAAGCAGAGACACATTCCCCGAGGTGCTCTATAGGAAGTTGTCAGAGGTCGGAGAGGTACGGACTTATAAATACGGAAAACCCGCTTGGCTCACCGTAGGAATCCCCAAGGAGGTGCTCAAAAGGGCTGCTGCCGAGTGCGATGCGCTAGTTGTATTCGTGGGGGACAGAGTGGACGCCGAGGTGCTCTCGGCGGGCTCTCGGCTCAAGATAATTTCGACTGTATCCGTCGGCTACGACCATATAGATGTAGCCGAGGCTAAGCGCAGGGGGATTGTAGTTACCAATACGCCTGAGGTGCTAGTGGACGCGACGGCGGATCTTGCGGTCGGCTTGCTCCTCGCTCTGGCCAGAAGGATTGTGGAGGGCGATAGACTGATTAGGGAGGGGAAGGCCTACGACATATGGGGTGCCCTTATAGGCTCAGACATACGCGGAAAGAGGGCGGGGATCGTGGGATTGGGCAACCTTGGCGCCGCTATAGCGAGGCGCCTTCTGGCCTTTGGCGCCGAGGTGGTCTATTGGTCTCGCACGAGGAAGCCGCAGGTTGAGTTCGCGTTAGGAATCAAGTACCTGTCCCTTGAGGAGCTCCTGGCCACAAGCGATTTCGTCGTAGTCTCCATAGCGCTGACGCCCGAGACGTACCACTTAATAAACTGGGAGCGCCTCAATAGGATGAAGAAAGGCGCCTACTTAGTGAACGTATCCAGAGGCGCTGTAGTGGACACTGAGGCCCTCGTAAGGGCCCTCAGGGAGGGCCTTCTGGCCGGCGCCGCCTTGGATGTCTTTGAGACGGAGCCTCTGCCCCACACCCACGAGCTGGCCAAGTTTCCCAACGTGGTTCTAACTCCTCACATCGGAAGCGCCGCCGAGGAGACGCGGAGGATGATGGCCGAGATAGCTGCAGAGAACGTAGTTAGATTCTTCAGAGGCCAGAGGCCGCTCTACGTGGTGGAGTGA